From Acidobacteriota bacterium, one genomic window encodes:
- a CDS encoding CapA family protein: MSKFIVFSVLFVGIVLPLACGSKSNESPERVVTTNAAPTPEKKVERKADRGESVTIAAVGDIMLGSTSINDTFLPPNDGADILKDVAPILTNADIAFGNLEGPMLEGGKTEKCGPTSKRCFAFRVPTRYGKLLKDAGFDVLSLANNHAGDFGDLGRQSTRQVLDGLGIKHAGSDRTQFATTVVESRGLKVAFIAFAHNSIVPNVNDLVAARKYVEDANKIADIVVVSFHGGAEGTDAQRVPNRVELYGSEKRGNLPLFARTVIDAGADLVVGHGPHVLRGMEIYKDRLIAYSMGNFATYGMFSLKMETALTAIFEVKLNPDGSFAGGKLHAGKQLGRGGPMLDPSGEAIRKIRDLSVADFAANAPKIKDDGTFTR, encoded by the coding sequence ATGTCTAAGTTCATTGTTTTTTCAGTCTTATTTGTCGGTATCGTTCTGCCGTTGGCCTGCGGATCGAAGTCAAACGAGTCGCCCGAGAGGGTTGTCACGACAAATGCTGCGCCCACTCCCGAAAAGAAGGTCGAAAGAAAGGCCGATCGTGGAGAATCGGTGACGATCGCCGCCGTCGGCGACATTATGCTCGGTTCGACGTCGATCAACGACACGTTTCTGCCGCCGAATGACGGAGCCGACATTTTGAAAGACGTTGCGCCGATTCTGACAAACGCCGACATCGCCTTCGGCAATCTCGAAGGCCCGATGCTCGAGGGTGGAAAAACGGAGAAATGCGGACCGACCTCGAAGCGTTGCTTTGCCTTCCGCGTTCCGACGCGTTACGGCAAGCTTCTGAAGGACGCCGGCTTTGACGTTTTGAGCCTCGCCAACAATCACGCCGGTGATTTCGGCGATCTCGGGCGCCAGAGCACGCGCCAGGTTCTCGACGGACTCGGAATCAAACACGCGGGCAGCGACCGGACGCAGTTCGCGACGACGGTCGTCGAATCGCGCGGCTTGAAAGTCGCGTTCATCGCCTTCGCGCATAACAGCATCGTTCCAAACGTCAACGATCTCGTCGCGGCGCGCAAGTACGTCGAAGACGCGAACAAGATCGCCGACATCGTCGTCGTTTCATTCCACGGCGGCGCCGAAGGCACGGACGCCCAACGTGTTCCGAACCGCGTCGAACTTTACGGCAGCGAAAAACGCGGCAATCTCCCGCTCTTCGCGCGGACCGTGATCGACGCCGGCGCCGATCTGGTGGTTGGCCACGGCCCCCACGTTCTGCGCGGGATGGAGATCTACAAAGACCGTCTGATCGCCTATTCGATGGGCAATTTCGCAACTTACGGGATGTTCTCTTTGAAAATGGAAACGGCGTTGACCGCCATTTTTGAGGTGAAACTCAACCCCGACGGTTCGTTCGCCGGAGGCAAACTTCACGCCGGCAAACAACTCGGTCGCGGCGGACCGATGCTCGACCCTTCCGGCGAGGCGATCCGAAAGATCCGGGATCTTTCCGTAGCGGATTTCGCCGCCAATGCGCCGAAGATCAAGGACGACGGAACGTTCACCAGGTAG
- a CDS encoding nuclear transport factor 2 family protein, producing MLDTLKSWHEFIERPDSLILDAILAEDVRFHSPFVWKPKDGKLVTSHILMTVSGVFEDFTYVREIIDADNWCLEFSATVGGLSLRGVDLIRLGPDGKIVDFEVMIRPANALQALGLEMGRRLGGG from the coding sequence ATGCTCGATACATTAAAGAGTTGGCACGAGTTTATCGAACGGCCCGATTCGTTGATCCTCGACGCGATCCTTGCCGAAGACGTTCGGTTTCATTCGCCGTTCGTCTGGAAGCCGAAGGACGGGAAACTGGTCACGAGTCATATTCTGATGACGGTAAGTGGCGTTTTCGAAGACTTCACTTACGTCCGCGAGATAATCGACGCTGATAACTGGTGTCTCGAATTCTCAGCGACGGTCGGCGGACTTTCGTTGCGCGGAGTCGATCTGATCCGATTGGGACCGGATGGCAAGATCGTCGATTTCGAGGTGATGATCCGTCCGGCAAACGCTCTTCAGGCACTTGGCCTCGAAATGGGAAGAAGGTTGGGCGGCGGCTGA
- a CDS encoding glycosyltransferase family 4 protein: protein MKILHISSAKTFGGGERHLVDLCRELSRRGHEVHVVLRPSNQWQSKLDFLPPENIFHSSIRNAFGIFSAKRIARYVRERGIEVVHAHTGRDYIPASLVCRMSKGVKFVLTRHVLFPLKPFNRVALRNLSKAIAVSGAVARNLRDIFPVEKIACIPNGIAAPDADPATRLRNREEFRFFHEIPFDAPVVGTIGELKPLKGQRDFVLAANELAGANPDVRFIVVGSDNSATGEFRRELKRLVKVFGIEDRFLFLDWVEDLSPLFAALDVFVSPSHSESFGLAILEAMACGVPIVATETEGAKELLGRRSGGLIVPVGEPLKLAEAIRELIGNPEKRNALAESARASALENFSLTAMVDATEAVYQSP from the coding sequence GTGAAGATTCTGCACATTTCATCGGCGAAGACCTTTGGCGGCGGCGAACGCCATCTTGTCGATCTGTGCCGCGAACTCTCGCGTCGGGGACACGAAGTCCACGTCGTTCTCAGGCCTTCGAATCAGTGGCAATCGAAACTCGACTTTCTGCCGCCCGAGAATATCTTCCACTCTTCGATCCGAAATGCATTCGGGATCTTCAGCGCCAAACGCATCGCGCGTTATGTGCGTGAACGCGGGATCGAAGTAGTCCACGCGCACACCGGCCGCGACTACATTCCTGCTAGCCTGGTTTGCAGGATGTCGAAGGGCGTCAAGTTCGTCCTGACGCGTCACGTGCTCTTTCCATTGAAACCGTTTAACCGCGTCGCCCTTCGGAACCTCTCGAAGGCGATCGCCGTTTCGGGAGCCGTCGCCAGAAATCTGCGCGACATTTTTCCGGTGGAAAAGATCGCCTGCATCCCGAACGGAATTGCCGCGCCGGACGCTGATCCGGCGACCCGCTTGCGAAACCGTGAAGAGTTTCGGTTCTTCCACGAGATCCCGTTTGACGCGCCGGTTGTCGGCACGATCGGGGAACTAAAGCCGCTCAAGGGCCAGCGCGATTTCGTGTTGGCGGCAAACGAACTTGCCGGGGCCAATCCTGATGTTCGCTTCATCGTCGTCGGGAGCGACAACTCCGCGACCGGCGAATTCCGGAGAGAGTTGAAGCGGCTCGTGAAAGTGTTCGGGATCGAGGACCGTTTTCTTTTCCTCGATTGGGTTGAAGACCTTTCGCCGCTATTCGCGGCGCTGGATGTGTTCGTGTCGCCCTCGCATTCCGAGAGCTTCGGACTCGCGATTCTTGAGGCGATGGCTTGCGGCGTGCCGATCGTGGCGACCGAAACCGAAGGCGCGAAGGAACTCCTCGGACGTCGATCAGGCGGGTTGATCGTTCCCGTGGGTGAGCCCTTGAAGCTGGCCGAGGCAATTCGCGAGCTGATTGGGAATCCTGAAAAACGGAATGCGCTCGCCGAATCCGCGCGGGCGTCCGCGCTCGAAAACTTCTCATTGACGGCAATGGTAGACGCCACCGAAGCGGTTTACCAATCCCCTTAG
- a CDS encoding TonB-dependent receptor — MTKNFSTKFLAVAFSLLLSVVSVFAQSQGSTGSITGIVSDSTGAVVPNATVTLTSQGTNQTQTTTTSGDGIYKFVLLQPGKYSVKTTASSFADQTLDVEVQVGRTTDANFTLGASGVSAQVEVTAEGVQATTSNFDAVQNETAIQNLPINGRRFQDFVTLTPTAQVDPSRGQITLSGQRGINTNINVDGVDYNQPFFGGVRGGERSNSAFTIPQESIREFQVVAAGYSAEFGRSSGGIVNAVTKAGDNNLRGTLFYLLRPEQFAKANKFADALYEQRLSQITVNGVTGVDATLAPTQHQFGGSIGGPIVKDKLFFFGSYEQQRFRAPRQVLYGNLVGVVPTVSQTEAFNFYRSNEVPFQQTNDAYAALGRIDWNINDSNRLNVRYSYSNNNAKNAVSTGETALDPTTTNSLSTNGTEKNNNNIIVAQLVTNFAPTVVNEFKFQWAREERPRIPNAIAANINTAVGVYGTRNFLPTTQFDKRLQFVDSMTWISGNHTVKFGGEFSNIYASQEFGFNQTGVYTFSGLTSTTGILDAVGTTRTASFLGRFDTTTARYNQQIGNLQAAYSVRELAFFAQDSWRVSSKLTLNYGLRFEKQFNPSAEANNTPVIDLIKNTPLPLFGGKTIDPTQIPDSQNQWGPRVGFAYDPKGDGKTVIRGFAGVYYARTPLLVLAGPFNNFRNPAGDLSVTIGSTAFSSTGFNQAAFDAANPQYVAIVGGTGFAPNTVYRQFAILGINLNNIGLGALPTLTATQMSTIATAMRNATTNPPVNLGNFQNANFTGIMPDFKNPMSFQFGGGIERQIANGVTVGIDYSQVNTVFLQRNRDINLPNPTGIEPQTGRVLVNRNSRPMQSLGTVQLRDSSARSLYKALTFRINANRKMTEKINVRMNAFYTLSKSLSDDDNERDAGGVLYSNPYDLTGEYYLARNDRRHQFVANPIVFLPWGFEVASTVRLRSGTPVNSTVGTDVNGDGNNTERPILVPGFEIKRNQFRNRNIYDVDLRVQKGFSFGERRRLVLSTEFFNVFNFSNIQLTAFGSTNYCATSNARCGLDGITNPNFLQVREQRTTATVNGQPSFGKILVNNNPGSQVFQMQFGARLQF; from the coding sequence ATGACTAAAAACTTTTCAACGAAATTTTTAGCCGTGGCCTTTTCTCTGCTCCTCAGCGTTGTGTCGGTTTTCGCACAATCGCAGGGCAGCACGGGCAGCATCACCGGGATCGTCTCCGATTCGACCGGTGCCGTTGTTCCGAACGCTACGGTTACCTTGACCAGTCAGGGTACAAATCAAACGCAAACGACCACCACGAGCGGCGACGGCATCTACAAGTTCGTCCTGCTCCAGCCGGGCAAATACTCGGTCAAGACCACCGCATCTAGCTTTGCGGATCAGACGCTTGACGTCGAAGTACAGGTCGGCCGAACGACCGACGCGAATTTTACGCTCGGCGCGAGCGGCGTTTCGGCGCAGGTCGAAGTCACGGCTGAAGGCGTCCAGGCGACGACCAGCAACTTTGACGCGGTCCAGAATGAAACGGCGATCCAGAATTTGCCGATCAACGGCCGCCGCTTTCAGGATTTCGTCACGCTGACGCCGACCGCCCAGGTCGACCCGTCGCGCGGTCAGATCACCCTTTCGGGACAGCGCGGAATCAACACCAACATCAACGTTGACGGTGTCGATTACAACCAGCCGTTCTTCGGCGGTGTCCGCGGCGGCGAACGTTCGAACTCGGCGTTCACCATCCCGCAGGAATCGATCCGCGAATTCCAGGTCGTCGCGGCCGGTTATTCGGCTGAATTCGGTCGTTCGTCGGGCGGTATCGTCAACGCGGTCACGAAAGCCGGCGACAACAACCTGCGTGGAACATTGTTTTATTTGCTTCGTCCCGAGCAGTTCGCGAAAGCCAACAAGTTTGCGGATGCGCTCTATGAGCAACGCCTGAGCCAGATCACCGTCAACGGCGTCACCGGTGTCGACGCGACACTCGCGCCGACCCAGCATCAGTTCGGCGGATCGATCGGCGGCCCGATCGTCAAGGACAAGCTCTTCTTCTTCGGTTCGTACGAACAACAGCGCTTCCGCGCGCCGCGTCAGGTTCTCTACGGAAACCTCGTCGGCGTCGTGCCGACCGTTTCGCAGACCGAAGCGTTCAACTTCTACCGCTCAAACGAAGTTCCGTTCCAGCAAACAAACGACGCGTATGCCGCGCTTGGCCGTATCGACTGGAACATCAACGATTCGAACCGCCTCAACGTTCGCTACAGCTACAGCAACAACAATGCCAAGAACGCTGTCTCGACCGGAGAAACGGCCCTCGACCCGACGACCACCAACTCGCTTTCGACCAACGGAACCGAAAAGAACAACAACAACATCATCGTCGCGCAGCTTGTTACCAACTTCGCGCCGACCGTGGTCAACGAATTCAAATTCCAGTGGGCCCGTGAAGAACGCCCGCGCATCCCGAATGCGATCGCCGCCAACATCAACACGGCCGTCGGTGTTTACGGAACGCGCAACTTCCTGCCGACGACCCAGTTCGACAAGCGATTGCAGTTCGTCGACTCGATGACCTGGATCTCGGGTAACCACACCGTCAAATTCGGCGGTGAGTTCAGCAACATCTACGCCAGCCAGGAATTCGGCTTCAACCAGACGGGTGTTTACACTTTTTCGGGTTTGACGAGCACGACCGGTATTCTCGACGCGGTCGGCACGACCCGCACGGCGTCGTTCCTTGGCCGTTTCGATACGACCACGGCTCGTTACAATCAGCAGATCGGTAACCTCCAGGCCGCGTATTCGGTTCGCGAACTGGCATTCTTCGCTCAGGATTCGTGGCGCGTGTCGTCGAAATTGACGCTCAACTACGGACTCCGTTTTGAAAAACAGTTCAATCCGTCGGCCGAAGCGAACAACACGCCGGTCATCGATTTGATCAAGAACACTCCGCTTCCGCTGTTCGGCGGCAAGACGATTGACCCGACCCAGATTCCGGACAGTCAGAATCAGTGGGGACCGCGCGTCGGTTTCGCGTATGATCCGAAGGGAGACGGCAAAACGGTCATTCGCGGTTTCGCCGGCGTCTATTATGCCCGCACACCGCTGCTCGTTCTTGCCGGACCGTTCAACAATTTCCGTAACCCGGCCGGCGACCTTTCGGTCACCATCGGTTCGACGGCGTTCAGTTCGACCGGTTTCAACCAGGCAGCGTTCGATGCCGCCAACCCGCAGTATGTGGCGATCGTCGGCGGAACCGGATTCGCTCCGAACACCGTTTATCGTCAATTCGCGATTCTCGGCATCAACCTGAACAACATTGGTCTCGGCGCTTTGCCGACGCTTACGGCGACGCAGATGTCGACGATCGCGACGGCGATGCGTAACGCTACGACCAATCCGCCGGTCAATCTCGGTAATTTCCAGAATGCGAATTTCACCGGTATTATGCCGGACTTCAAGAACCCGATGTCGTTCCAGTTTGGCGGCGGTATCGAGCGTCAGATCGCCAACGGCGTGACCGTCGGCATCGACTACTCGCAGGTCAATACCGTGTTCCTGCAGCGCAACCGCGACATCAATCTTCCGAATCCGACCGGAATCGAACCGCAGACGGGACGCGTCCTGGTGAACCGCAACTCGCGTCCGATGCAGAGTCTCGGAACGGTTCAACTTCGTGATTCGTCGGCGCGTTCGCTTTACAAAGCGCTGACGTTCCGCATCAACGCGAACCGCAAGATGACGGAAAAGATCAACGTTCGTATGAACGCGTTCTACACGCTTTCGAAGAGCTTGTCGGACGACGACAACGAACGCGATGCGGGCGGTGTTCTTTATTCGAACCCGTACGATCTGACCGGCGAGTATTATCTTGCGCGCAACGATCGCCGCCATCAGTTTGTCGCGAACCCGATCGTCTTCCTGCCGTGGGGCTTCGAAGTCGCGAGCACGGTCCGCTTGCGCTCGGGAACGCCGGTCAACTCGACTGTCGGAACCGACGTCAACGGTGACGGAAACAACACCGAGCGTCCGATTCTCGTTCCGGGATTCGAGATCAAGCGTAACCAGTTCCGCAACCGCAACATCTACGACGTTGATTTGCGTGTTCAGAAGGGTTTCAGCTTCGGCGAACGCCGCCGTCTTGTTTTGAGTACGGAGTTTTTCAACGTATTCAACTTCTCAAATATCCAGTTGACCGCTTTCGGATCGACCAACTATTGCGCGACTTCGAACGCTCGCTGCGGATTGGACGGAATCACGAATCCGAACTTCCTTCAGGTTCGCGAACAGCGCACGACCGCGACGGTTAACGGTCAGCCGAGCTTCGGCAAGATCCTCGTCAACAACAATCCGGGAAGCCAGGTCTTCCAGATGCAGTTTGGCGCACGTCTTCAGTTTTAG
- a CDS encoding DUF1906 domain-containing protein, which yields MKRRLLVALSFCCFLPFCVLAQSDDPFRKLMIGGGLQQPARSKAARPSAQIRDVEVFGRSSGVVSTGDAVLRSDDNGRNWQEIAVPRSDSEIVAGIYFRAESGRVVLADQRYPGLKIALTLDGGNSWETNPIELLPEHIAEASLDRVEFVSDSVLRIRLASSSNFVREALYRSDDQGRNWRFVEELMKLNSDLETPAVFNGEAITDESAFGENRWIVTQNGRCEGFKIGCWQETKLFGSENEITPALIKERVRLEKANAKLEVQNSVFAMPPGGNTRISLNRGFDKCTAATSAQMQIWWDNSYFFDANIYMSGRNRGCSQPQLTAAWVTAVAAQGWGLIPTVVGYQSPCSVSTTSVKHSSDPATAETQGRGEADIAVTDAINLGLTAGSILYYDMERYDDVSGTGACSTPTKAFLKGWTDRVKELGFKSGVYGSPTNAVGDWLSIPEASRMDAVWLARWDNVMSVWTYNAPSPVVPESAWGNHQRIKQWQAPHNETWGGVTFNIDGNIADGPVASNAIVKNRRADFDGDGKSDISVWRPSNGVWYVANSAAPTYYIQTFGIPTDVIAPGDYDGDGKTDLAVWRPDTGVWHLYSRTIYTAYQFGAVGDIPVPADYDGDGRTDIAVFRPSTGVWYVKNSLDSRGTSFMIQQFGLTGDKPVPDDFDGDGKADLAVWRPDSGVWHLLRSTDGYTAIQFGLPGDQPVQADFDGDGKSDLGIYRAGVWYLYRTQAGVTSLQFGLSDDVPATGDFDGDGKYDVAVFRPSTGVWYMNRSQAGFAATQFGISGDEPVEAGYTP from the coding sequence ATGAAAAGAAGACTGCTCGTCGCGTTATCCTTCTGTTGTTTCCTTCCATTTTGCGTACTCGCGCAATCCGACGATCCGTTCAGGAAGTTGATGATCGGCGGTGGTCTGCAGCAGCCGGCAAGATCCAAAGCGGCCCGCCCATCGGCGCAGATCAGGGATGTCGAGGTTTTCGGGAGATCCTCCGGCGTCGTTTCGACGGGCGATGCAGTCCTTCGTTCCGACGACAACGGACGGAACTGGCAGGAAATCGCCGTTCCGCGCTCGGATTCTGAAATCGTCGCGGGAATTTACTTTCGCGCCGAATCGGGCCGCGTCGTTCTTGCCGATCAGCGGTATCCGGGACTCAAGATCGCCTTGACCTTGGACGGCGGGAACAGCTGGGAAACCAATCCGATCGAACTGCTGCCCGAGCACATCGCGGAAGCAAGTCTCGACCGCGTCGAATTCGTCTCCGACAGTGTCTTGAGAATTCGTCTTGCGTCGAGTTCGAACTTTGTCCGCGAGGCCCTTTACCGGTCCGACGATCAGGGCCGGAACTGGCGATTCGTCGAAGAGTTGATGAAACTTAACTCGGATCTCGAAACTCCCGCCGTCTTCAACGGTGAAGCGATAACCGACGAGTCCGCGTTTGGCGAAAATCGATGGATCGTGACTCAGAACGGGCGCTGCGAAGGCTTCAAAATCGGCTGTTGGCAGGAAACGAAACTTTTCGGATCGGAGAATGAGATTACGCCCGCCCTTATCAAAGAACGAGTACGGCTTGAAAAGGCGAATGCGAAACTCGAGGTGCAAAACTCGGTCTTTGCTATGCCACCGGGCGGAAATACGCGGATCAGCCTCAACCGCGGCTTCGACAAATGCACCGCCGCAACCAGCGCGCAGATGCAGATCTGGTGGGACAACTCTTATTTCTTCGACGCCAATATCTATATGTCGGGTCGCAACCGCGGATGTTCGCAACCGCAACTGACCGCGGCGTGGGTAACTGCCGTAGCGGCGCAGGGCTGGGGCCTGATACCGACGGTCGTTGGCTACCAATCGCCGTGTTCGGTCAGCACGACGAGCGTCAAACACAGTTCGGATCCCGCTACCGCCGAAACACAGGGGCGCGGTGAAGCCGATATTGCGGTAACGGACGCGATCAATCTTGGTCTGACGGCCGGCTCGATCCTTTATTACGATATGGAGCGCTACGACGACGTCAGCGGAACCGGCGCGTGCTCGACGCCAACCAAGGCGTTTCTCAAAGGCTGGACCGACCGCGTCAAGGAACTCGGCTTCAAATCCGGCGTTTACGGTTCGCCGACGAACGCCGTCGGCGATTGGCTGAGCATTCCCGAAGCGAGCCGGATGGATGCCGTGTGGCTCGCGCGCTGGGACAACGTGATGTCCGTCTGGACGTACAACGCGCCGTCGCCGGTCGTTCCGGAATCGGCTTGGGGAAACCACCAGCGCATCAAGCAGTGGCAAGCGCCGCATAACGAGACGTGGGGCGGCGTGACTTTCAATATCGACGGCAATATCGCCGACGGTCCGGTCGCCTCGAATGCGATCGTGAAGAACCGCCGCGCGGATTTCGACGGCGACGGTAAGAGCGACATTTCCGTCTGGCGGCCGTCAAACGGCGTCTGGTATGTCGCCAACAGCGCGGCTCCGACATACTACATTCAAACCTTCGGAATTCCGACCGACGTCATCGCGCCGGGCGATTATGACGGTGACGGAAAGACCGATCTCGCGGTCTGGCGACCCGACACCGGCGTCTGGCATCTCTACTCCAGAACGATCTATACGGCCTACCAGTTCGGCGCCGTCGGCGACATTCCGGTTCCGGCCGACTACGATGGCGACGGCCGCACCGATATCGCCGTCTTCCGGCCTTCGACCGGCGTTTGGTACGTCAAAAACAGTCTCGATAGCCGCGGAACGTCGTTTATGATCCAACAGTTCGGTCTGACCGGCGACAAACCGGTTCCCGACGACTTCGACGGCGACGGCAAGGCCGATCTTGCGGTTTGGCGTCCCGATTCGGGCGTCTGGCATCTGCTCCGCAGCACCGACGGCTATACGGCGATCCAGTTCGGACTGCCGGGCGATCAGCCGGTACAGGCCGATTTTGACGGCGACGGCAAATCGGACCTCGGAATTTATCGCGCCGGCGTTTGGTATCTCTACCGAACCCAAGCGGGCGTCACGTCGCTTCAATTCGGCCTTTCCGACGATGTTCCGGCGACCGGTGATTTCGACGGCGACGGCAAGTATGACGTCGCCGTGTTCCGACCGTCGACGGGTGTCTGGTATATGAACCGCAGCCAGGCCGGTTTTGCGGCGACGCAGTTCGGAATCTCGGGTGACGAACCGGTCGAGGCCGGATACACGCCGTAA
- the ribA gene encoding GTP cyclohydrolase II: MITDLLKECAPEIPLFSNARTIEKVAEAKLPTEFGDFRIAGYRSLISKEEFVCVYKGEISERIPALVRIHSQCLTGDVFHSTKCDCGPQLQRAMEMIGREGRGAIVYQHQEGRGIGIINKIRAYALQDEGADTIEANEQLGLGVDLREYGQCVEILRDLGLRRVRVMSNNPEKLQAMRDGGLVIEERVPIEFRPSKNTIKYLTTKKLQMGHLLQLVS, encoded by the coding sequence ATGATCACCGACTTGTTAAAAGAATGCGCTCCGGAAATTCCACTTTTCTCAAACGCTCGAACCATAGAAAAGGTTGCGGAAGCTAAACTTCCGACCGAATTCGGTGATTTTCGCATCGCCGGTTATCGTTCGCTTATCAGTAAGGAAGAGTTTGTCTGCGTTTACAAAGGAGAAATCAGCGAACGCATTCCGGCGTTGGTCCGGATCCACTCGCAGTGCCTGACCGGGGATGTTTTTCATTCGACGAAGTGCGATTGCGGGCCGCAACTCCAAAGGGCAATGGAAATGATCGGACGCGAAGGGCGCGGGGCGATCGTTTATCAGCATCAGGAAGGCCGCGGCATCGGCATCATCAACAAGATTCGGGCGTACGCCCTTCAGGACGAAGGCGCCGACACGATCGAGGCGAACGAACAACTGGGACTCGGTGTCGATCTTCGCGAATACGGCCAGTGCGTCGAGATCCTCCGTGATCTTGGTCTCCGCCGCGTGCGCGTAATGTCGAACAACCCCGAAAAGCTTCAGGCGATGCGCGACGGCGGCCTGGTGATCGAAGAGCGTGTCCCGATCGAGTTCCGTCCCTCGAAAAACACCATCAAATATCTGACGACAAAGAAATTGCAGATGGGGCATTTGCTTCAGCTTGTGAGTTAG
- a CDS encoding alanyl-tRNA synthetase, with protein sequence MNEKPQDEKADVATWLKRVGVIGFLFFLIKGLLWLIVPALIYYFY encoded by the coding sequence ATGAACGAGAAGCCGCAAGATGAAAAAGCCGATGTAGCGACCTGGCTCAAGCGCGTCGGCGTGATCGGTTTTCTGTTCTTCTTGATCAAGGGCCTGCTCTGGCTTATCGTCCCGGCGTTGATCTATTACTTCTACTGA
- the blaOXA gene encoding class D beta-lactamase has protein sequence MKKIFLRFTVAGFCLILISTAVAAQITAPKQDKREADLLELVKLDRSIKLDIRYARTDNFVGKVVYSEARAFLQRPAAEALVRVHKQLKKQGLGLAIFDGYRPWSVTKLFWEVTPADQRKYVANPKTGSRHNRGCAVDLTLYDRKTGKLVPMPSEFDEFNERSSPDFKGGTDEERRNRDLLRRSMEVEGFTVNSDEWWHFDYKDWQSYSIYDISFDDAGSLDRKPKPPSVRVEKSWKKFFDDAGVTGGTYVYDLNQNKLTVYDRKRLDTEFIPASTSKIIHSLIFLDSGAIKDENETLKWDGTVHRIEAWNRDQNLRTAFKASAVWFYLDVSRRLTKDAMQRYYDAAKYGNRSTEGFGDPYWVKGDLRITPRQQIDFLVNFHRNRLPFSPQVINIVKDIMIEEKTANYTLRAKTGWADAYTPQVGWWVGYVERAGNAYFFATELDIKSDADAPKRKEITRAILKSMGIIEN, from the coding sequence ATGAAAAAGATCTTTCTTCGATTTACCGTTGCGGGCTTTTGTCTTATCCTCATCTCAACTGCCGTCGCGGCGCAGATCACCGCGCCGAAACAAGACAAACGTGAGGCTGATTTGCTCGAACTCGTCAAGCTCGATAGATCCATCAAACTCGATATTCGCTACGCCCGGACGGACAACTTCGTCGGAAAGGTCGTCTATTCCGAGGCGCGCGCCTTTTTGCAGCGCCCGGCTGCGGAAGCGCTTGTTCGCGTTCATAAACAACTCAAAAAACAGGGCCTCGGACTTGCCATCTTCGACGGCTATCGTCCGTGGTCGGTAACGAAACTCTTTTGGGAGGTCACGCCGGCCGATCAGCGCAAATACGTCGCAAATCCAAAGACCGGATCGCGCCACAATCGCGGCTGTGCGGTCGACCTCACACTTTACGATCGAAAAACGGGAAAACTGGTTCCGATGCCCTCGGAATTCGACGAATTCAACGAACGCTCGTCACCCGACTTCAAAGGCGGAACCGACGAGGAACGCCGAAACCGCGATCTTTTGCGCCGTTCGATGGAGGTCGAAGGATTCACGGTCAACTCCGACGAATGGTGGCATTTCGACTACAAGGACTGGCAGTCATACTCGATCTACGACATTTCGTTCGATGACGCCGGCTCGCTCGACCGCAAGCCGAAACCGCCATCGGTCAGGGTCGAAAAGAGTTGGAAAAAGTTCTTTGACGATGCCGGCGTCACCGGCGGAACCTATGTTTACGACCTGAATCAAAACAAGCTCACGGTCTACGACAGGAAACGCCTCGACACCGAGTTCATCCCGGCGTCGACGTCAAAGATCATACACTCGTTGATCTTTCTCGATTCGGGCGCCATCAAAGATGAGAACGAAACGTTGAAATGGGACGGAACCGTTCATCGCATCGAGGCCTGGAACCGCGATCAGAACCTTCGCACCGCGTTCAAGGCCTCGGCCGTGTGGTTCTATCTCGATGTTTCGCGCCGGCTTACGAAAGACGCGATGCAGCGATACTATGACGCCGCGAAATACGGAAATCGAAGTACTGAAGGCTTCGGCGATCCGTATTGGGTCAAAGGCGACCTGCGGATCACGCCGCGCCAGCAAATCGATTTTCTGGTGAATTTTCACCGCAACCGACTTCCCTTTTCGCCGCAGGTCATCAATATCGTGAAAGACATTATGATCGAGGAAAAGACGGCAAACTACACGCTCCGCGCAAAAACCGGATGGGCCGATGCGTACACTCCGCAGGTCGGCTGGTGGGTCGGCTACGTCGAGCGCGCCGGCAACGCCTATTTCTTCGCGACCGAACTCGACATCAAGTCCGACGCCGACGCTCCGAAGCGCAAAGAGATCACGCGGGCGATTCTCAAAAGTATGGGGATCATTGAGAACTGA